One Anas platyrhynchos isolate ZD024472 breed Pekin duck chromosome 2, IASCAAS_PekinDuck_T2T, whole genome shotgun sequence DNA segment encodes these proteins:
- the SLC6A19 gene encoding sodium-dependent neutral amino acid transporter B(0)AT1 (The RefSeq protein has 4 substitutions, 1 non-frameshifting indel compared to this genomic sequence): protein MVKLQLPNPGLEDRIPSHTELEVLEKEEADSRPKWDNKAQYMLTCVGFCVGLGNVWRFPYLCQSHGGGAFMIPFLILLILEGIPLLHLEFAIGQRLRKGSVGVWSSIHPTLKGVGIAAMFVSFLVGLYYNTIIAWVMWYFFNSFQEPLPWSTCPVTANRTGYIEECAKSSPVDYFWYRETLNTSTSIAESGSIQWWLLLCLTCAWGVLYVCTIRGIETTGKAVYVTSTLPYLVLTIFLIRGLTLKGSVNGIVYLFTPNVTELANPVTWLDAGAQVFYSFSLAFGGLISFSSYNSVHNNCEKDAVIISVINGFTSVYAATVIYSIIGFRATERYDDCFDRNILTLMNAFDLPEGNVTQDNFEQMQQLCNMTDPTIFASLKFETCDLIAFLNDGVEGTGLAFIVFTEAITKMPVSPLWSILFFIMLFCLGLSSMFGNMEGVLVPLQDLNIIPPKWPKELVTGLICAGSYLIAFIFVLASGNYWLSLFDSFAGSIPLLIIAFCEMFSVVYIYGIDRFNKDIEFMIGHKPNIFWQVTWRVISPLIMLVIFFYFVVKVNEELLYSVWDPSYEEFPKTQKVGYPNWVYAIIVILAGVPSLVIPAFAIYKAIRNCYQKKKDRTGLIGTIFETSVNGNLKNSA from the exons ATGGTGAAGTTACAGTTACCCAATCCTGGCCTGGAGGACAGGATACCTTCTCACACAGAACTCGAGGTCCTTGAGAAAGAAGAGGCAGACTCCAGACCAAAATGGGACAACAAGGCTCAGTATATGTTGACGTGTGTAGGGTTTTGTGTGGGCTTAGGAAACGTGTGGCGGTTTCCGTATCTCTGCCAGAGCCATGGAGGAG GAGCCTTCATGATCCCTTTCCTGATTTTGTTGATTCTGGAGGGTATCCCCCTGCTTCATCTTGAGTTTGCCATTGGTCAAAGGCTGAGGAAAGGCAGTGTGGGAGTCTGGAGTTCCATCCACCCTACCCTGAAAGGCGTTG gcatAGCAGCAATGTTTGTATCTTTCCTAGTGGGTTTATATTACAATACTATCATTGCCTGGGTAATGTGGTACTTCTTCAACTCCTTCCAAGAGCCCCTGCCTTGGAGCACCTGTCCTGTCACTGCCAACAGAACAG GTTACATAGAAGAGTGTGCCAAGAGCTCCCCTGTGGATTATTTCTGGTACAGAGAAACATTAAACACTTCCACTTCTATTGCGGAGTCAGGCAGCATACAGTGGTGGCTTTTGCTATGTTTAACATGCGCATGGGGCGTACTGTACGTGTGCACAATCAGAGGCATTGAAACAACAGGAAAG GCTGTGTACGTAACATCAACTCTTCCGTACCTTGTGCTCACCATTTTTCTAATCCGTGGCTTGACACTGAAGGGATCAGTCAATGGGATTGTGTATCTCTTCACTCCCAAC GTTACTGAGCTGGCTAACCCAGTGACGTGGCTGGATGCGGGTGCTCAAGTGTTTTACTCTTTCTCCCTGGCCTTTGGAGGTCTCATTTCATTCTCCAGTTACAACTCTGTTCA CAACAACTGTGAGAAAGATGCTGTGATTATCTCAGTGATCAATGGTTTCACATCTGTCTATGCAGCGACTGTCATATACTCCATCATTGGATTCAGAGCCACAGAAAGATACGATGACTGTTTTGACAG aaacattctCACCTTGATGAATGCATTTGACTTGCCAGAAGGCAATGTAACCCAAGATAACTTTGAACAAATGCAGCAGTTATGCAACATGACTGATCCAACGATTTTTGCAAGCCTTAAGTTTGAAACCTGTGATCTGAAAACTTTCTTGAATGAT GGAGTTGAAGGAACTGGCTTAGCCTTTATTGTCTTCACTGAAGCTATCACCAAGATGCCTGTCTCACCATTGTGGTCCATCCTCTTCTTCATCATGCTATTCTGCTTGGGTTTGTCATCTATGTTTGGAAACATGGAAGGTGTGCTTGTACCTTTACAAGATCTTAACATTATACCCCCTAAATGGCCTAAGGAACTTGTTACAG GTCTCATCTGTGCAGGGTCTTACTtgatagcttttatttttgtcctggCGTCTGGTAATTACTGGCTGAGTTTGTTCGACAGTTTTGCTGGCTCTATTCCTTTGCTAATAATTGCATTTTGTGAGatgttttcagtcgtctacatTTACGGAATAGACAG GTTTAACAAGGATATTGAGTTCATGATTGGACACAAGCCCAATATCTTCTGGCAGGTGACCTGGAGAGTTATCAGCCCTCTCATTATGTTAGttatcttcttcttctattttgtGGTGAAGGTCAATGAAGAACTGCTCTACAGTGTCTGGGATCCTAGCTAT GAAGAGTTCCCGAAAACACAGAAAGTTGGATATCCCAATTGGGTGTATGCTATTATTGTAATACTTGCTGGCGTGCCGAGTTTGGTCATCCCCGCCTTTGCCATCTACAAAGCCATCAGAAATTGctatcagaagaaaaaggatCGCACAGGCCTTATAGGAGCCATATCTGAGACTTCCGTCAATGGAAACTTAAAGAATTCAGCATAA
- the CCDC127 gene encoding coiled-coil domain-containing protein 127: MRESRDAARLEAEFWAGASNFAAPPLASPPRASNGTAERGGAGSSGAAAASPGAAPAAARRRPETPEGARGHPEGARRHPRAPRSHPRVLRRCPKSPEGSPKTAEGTRSVPRALRRPLGAASGRGAGRRQGAPMNNLNEPPGWNILPNRREPGEEGGRWNYALLVPMLGLAAFRWIWTRECQKEIEKEKNEYYRKHSSLQKDLEAKYRDTITESRRAVAHLELELEKERNRTLSYREALVSQSRKLVEERRSLEQEQEKLEREKQVLLRSGAAGNLYQSCLAKEEEWQKKANALLKEFEDGLKERQEIYCSLVVPRSQRLEIEKNLLVKAATDPVALDLHMESGLKDIFKHDNYCGNLLNRSRSQNGRLMWLYLRYWELAIELQKFKRVEKAMLGKR, from the exons ATGAGAGAGAGCAGGGATGCAGCCAGGCTTGAGGCAGAATTCTGGGCTGGAGCGAGTAATTTCGCTGCTCCCCCCTTGGCGTCCCCCCCCCGTGCTTCAAATGGGACAGCCGAGAGGGGCGGGGCCGGCAGCTCAGGGGCAGCAGCGGCTTCCCCGGGCGCTGCGCCGGCGGCGGCCCGAAGGCGTCCGGAAACACCCGAAGGGGCCCGAGGGCACCCCGAGGGGGCCCGAAGACACCCGAGGGCACCCCGAAGTCACCCGAGGGTACTCCGAAGGTGCCCGAAGAGTCCCGAAGGCAGCCCGAAGACAGCCGAGGGCACCCGAAGTGTGCCGAGGGCGCTGAGGCGTCCGTTAGGCGCTGCCTCAGGGCGCGGTGCGGGCCGGCGGCAGGGCGCCCCCATGAACAACCTGAACGAGCCCCCCGGCTGGAACATCCTGCCCAACCGCCGGGAGCCCGGCGAGGAGGGCGGGCGGTGGAACTACGCCCTGCTGGTGCCCATGCTGGGCCTGGCGGCCTTCC GTTGGATCTGGACCAGAGAATGtcagaaggaaatagagaaggaaaagaacgAGTATTACAGAAAGCATTCGTCTCTGCAGAAGGACCTGGAGGCCAAGTACCGGGATACCATCACGGAAAGCCGCCGCGCGGTTGCTCACCTGGAGCTGGAGCTTGAAAAGGAGCGCAACAGGACCCTGAGCTACCGTGAAGCCCTCGTGTCCCAGAGCCGCAAGCTAgtggaagagaggagaagcctagagcaggagcaggagaagctggagagggaaaaacaagTTCTTCTGCGCTCGGGAGCAGCGGGTAACTTGTACCAAAGCTGCctggcaaaggaagaagaatggCAAAAGAAAGCCAACGCTTTGCTAAAAGAATTTGAAGATGGACTGAAAGAAAGACAGGAGATCTACTGCAGTCTTGTGGTACCCAGAAGCCAGAGActagaaatagagaaaaatttGCTAGTTAAAGCGGCAACTGATCCTGTTGCTCTGGATCTACATATGGAAAGTGGcttaaaagatattttcaaacATGACAACTACTGTGGCAACCTGctgaacagaagcagaagtCAAAACGGAAGACTTATGTGGCTGTATTTGAGATATTGGGAACTAGCTATTGAACTGCAAAAGTTCAAGAGGGTAGAAAAAGCAATGTTAGGAAAACGATAG